One genomic segment of Pristiophorus japonicus isolate sPriJap1 chromosome 8, sPriJap1.hap1, whole genome shotgun sequence includes these proteins:
- the LOC139268233 gene encoding immunoglobulin lambda-1 light chain-like: MSYWIRIVSALVFSVVYLNAQVTVNQPLSLSTSPGKDVQISCTMSGGTAGNVFWYQQVPGKTPRLLVFYWSNVYRGPGISERFSGSASGNTGTFTITKVQSEDAADYYCAMWSSVLIFGKGTRLSVSNPRAPSVSVLPPSSDQVATKNTATLVCLVNGFIPGAVEIEWTVDGSVKGNGVETSRLQQETDNTFSVSSYLTLPALEWNSHELYSCVVKHETQANPLRSSIARSSCI, translated from the exons ATGTCTTACTGGATCCGTATCGTCAGTGCGTTGGTGTTTTCCGTCGTTT ATTTAAACGCGCAAGTTACGGTAAACCAACCACTTTCGCTGTCAACTTCTCCGGGAAAGGACGTACAAATAAGTTGTACGATGTCTGGAGGCACTGCAGGCAATGTCTTCTGGTACCAACAGGTTCCTGGGAAAACTCCCCGGCTTCTTGTCTTCTATTGGTCCAACGTTTACAGAGGCCCGGGAATTTCAGAACGGTTCTCCGGCTCCGCATCAGGCAACACGGGAACGTTTACAATTACCAAGGTACAATCAGAGGACGCTGCGGACTATTACTGTGCCATGTGGTCTAGCGTTTTAATCTTCGGTAAAGGAACGAGACTGAGTGTTAGCA ATCCGCGGGCCCCCTCAGTATCCGTCCTTCCGCCTTCATCGGATCAAGTCGCAACAAAGAACACGGCGACCCTGGTGTGTTTGGTGAACGGCTTTATCCCGGGCGCTGTGGAGATTGAGTGGACTGTCGATGGCAGTGTGAAAGGGAATGGTGTTGAGACCAGTCGGCTCCAGCAGGAGACGGACAACACCTTCAGTGTGAGCAGTTATCTGACTTTGCCAGCCTTAGAGTGGAACTCACACGAGCTTTACTCCTGTGTGGTTAAGCACGAGACTCAGGCAAACCCGCTTCGATCAAGCATCGCCAGATCCAGCTGTATCTGA